From the genome of Diorhabda carinulata isolate Delta chromosome 2, icDioCari1.1, whole genome shotgun sequence:
ACGTATTATACCCAACAACATGTAAAAGCTGTAAGCACACATGTTGActcaaataatataatgtaatgtATATCCTTTAATGAACAAActttagaaataaacaaatatggcaatatttcaataaattatgaggtacataaatattaacacaaattaattttttacacaGAATTGTATAACCTCACTTTTGTTTTAACCTCattgttaattgaaaatgttttgacatGGCGATAAGCTTACttgaaaataagaaatgttaatTATGTACTTACAAATATAACTTTGAAGACatcatttgataaatattgagAGTCCTTGTAAAACTGaggattttttaataatttacagCGTTTTTTATAAGAACGTGCTTCAAATTTACAAGAAAAGATGATGAAAATAATCCACGTAGGTACTAACTTAATATGAACATCAGTTTCACTACAAGGTCTTTGTTCTACAAGTGTCGCCATTACATATATAAAGTCGAAAATCAAATAtaagtataaattattatattagcaACAAATATTTGGTTTGAACTGGCGGTTCAACCCCCAATTGTATTCTAGAATATGTTTGATAATTTGTGAACTTACATTGGATATTTTAGTGTGCACTTTCCCAATGATTGGTCGACAAATTGTAGACCAATGGTCTCAACGCACTACACACAAACACGGTACGTATTGGTTCTACTCACTACCACTCCCTTACCAGCAAATTCGGACGACGCTCCGTCGGCTTATCGATGAGTAGAAATTTTACAGGCGCGGGAAACTGGCGGCCAATTACAAAAGTAGAAAAGGAAAAGTGACttatatgttttaaaaacaCACAACCCTCGTCACCGTTGAGTTTTAATGGCAAAACAGCTAacaaactcaatattttttatcctattaaaatgtaaaacttttatttaaatacataacTACAAAATAGACACTAATTTGACAGTTTATATTTTCAGCCAACTGAGCCTCAGGTAAATagataatgaatattttcataaattattataacacAATTTAGTTCTACttcgtattttttcaaatatgttagattgaatatttttaaaaagaatttttttatttattaaatttatccGACGGTGTCATCTATGACAtactagataaaataaaaatacaaatccCCTTTCTAGAAATTGCATTGGAAATTTTATCATCACATTTTTCAGTAACTTAGCTTGACCCTATCGAAATAATTTGAggtataattaaataatgacTTCAATTgctttaaaacaaaaagtttgttATTACAAACACGTAAACGGTAGCGCCATCTATTCTAAGAATATTATAACAATACATTAACTTTGAATAGATTCCTCTCAATATTTGAATTCGGTAaggtatttgaaaattgaaatttatatcataaattaCCTAAATTTAGATGTTTTACGACAATGTAATTTGTTCTTATgaagggtagaggtaaggagaaccgtCTTGTAAGAGGGATTAGTTGAAAATGTGTCCAGCTGTAAACAGCAAATTATAATACGAAAAATGGCCAAAGTAGCGCTAGTGTAGCATGATATGAATTTagcagttatatattttatgtacaattttcgaatgaatttgtatattaataatttctttgaaatagttatgaatttaatttactatCCTACTCCAATAGTTTATAGCGTTCTTTTTAGAATTCTTCCACTTGCTACGATAGCGCCACCTTAATTTGCTTCCTTTCAACACAGTTTTCGATAGACCgagatggttctccttaccCCCCACCCTCCATATTTGTTCTATCCAAGTTAACATCGACTGGGGTTTTAACCATAGATTACCTTTGTTTAGATGGATTTATTAGAATCAAATTGACGTAGACTGGGAGTCTCAACTTGAATATGACATCCTTCTTTAAGTACTGtcgaatttaattttattcatggCGCGTAATTTGAATTATCTTAATGTAGTTCATACTGGTACCTCCGAactaatgaattttcaaatttatgtttttcttcatattttttaaaatggcatattttcaagataaatatcacaaatgatgaaattttgagacctattataaaaaaaattaatttgaaaatttgttagttGTAATATTGTTagaggaaaaatatttaaattattgtaagaGCACTTATTTCGTTACTCAAGTAAAATGTAgacaaaaaagattttgaaagtAATCTGATAATTcttaaaatatagtaaaaatctAAACATAAAGTGTGTGTATTTATTCATAAggtgaaataaaattgaaaactgaagaatatttttcaaataaaatattacatacaaaaataGCTAATTGAAATGTCACATATTAAGTAATTAGATccaattttgatacattttatcaCTTGAACTTCATAAGTTAtctattaaaacattttaagtCCTTATGAGGATTTGGGAACAAATGTATTACATTATTAGATTTGTAAtgttatatacatttattaaaagtaattttaaaaaattaacaacacTATACATAATCAAAAGTACACAGAAACACGATATACAATATGTACATGGGATTATggattttttttgtcttcatcTAAACCCCCCCAAAAAGGGGGGCAATCACAATAATACACATTtttagaaagagaaaaattggGACCCTCAAACAGGTGTATTGGAATTCTTGCAGatcgagaaaaattttttaggtgaatcacttttcaatttttccctaTATATTTGCAACATCTTAAAAATCGTGACATAGGATCTATGTACACGACGGCTATTTCTCTTTCTAAcacaatttttagtttttcgcTATCCCCAATTGTTCAAAAGCACCTGTTCCGCAGGAACATGGATAACCTAGAGCctaacaattttttctcttatCCGAAGGGTCGAATGCTCGTAATTTGAACATATTGTAATCGTATATCTACTCGCCTCCTAGTAATCCTAATTGAATATGAGAGGTACGGTTGGTGGTCAATGGTAGGTACtgattttttctccaaattcgATTCTCTATCCATCAATATAGGTATTTATGTCctcaaatttctaaaaaatagcTCTTGTTCGTAATTGATGCATTCCACTCAAGCATTCACGACCAGGATCTTTCTCGTTCCAATAAGAGCATTATAATCGTAAACTCACGTGGAATGGCTTACGAGGCgttttgagataaatattaacgaatggcaaaacagaaaatataaaacttaatCAAGTTTAGCTTTTTTCTTCTGTTGTGATGtctaatacaaaatttgtttgagATATTGATCTTCTTTGGACATATCCATATCATCTTAGCTGAACTTTCAGCTATTCTGTAATACATTCTTAATAGGTAcctatattctattttgaaatttctaactgtaTCAAATTTCAAGATTCTTATTATGTGACTTTGTGAGCTCAagaatttcaattgttttttctttgagtAGCCTCTCTGCCATAAACTATTGTTGATAAGTTGAAATCTCTGgatcattatcaatattaatactAAACACTGCTTATGCTACTAGGTAGTTttcctttagtctctgaagaagatATAACTTAATTATTAAAACGTGtgaaaaatagtataataatGTGTGTTAATGTACTAGTaaagtaaacagtgtgtttagaaTACATTGTTGGGTTCCTCAATAAAGCTGTTATACAATATCCAGCATTGTTTATTTCACTCCTACTGAACACAGTAGTTATCGTCTTTAGGTACTAAAGGAAACCTATTAACCTAATCTACCTAACTTGTACTTAATTATCCCATCAATGAACTTCCAAATTATTTCAGTTCTAAAATATGCCATTAGGTTATCAGGTGACTGCTAACTCTTTGGGTAATTGCTCATTGATATTCTCAATTTTAGTTTATTCTATCATTGTCagatggatttttttttattctttaaataaaatcaagtgATATTATTTAGTAGCAACtcatttatcaaatttagtaGATAGATTTTCCATTTATGTAGACATTTGAAACAGTACATTCACTCCTGTCCCATCAAtcttcaaaatgaatttaatgtGTGGAAATAGTATCTTTAATAAAAGAGTAAAGGTAGACTAcatcttttttaaatataaaaaattacaaattgcaaaacaatttttaatgcCTTAAGGTaagaaaaacttttcttttGAACATAGTTTTTCCTTTAGTTTTCATATGATATCTATaacaaatttacattttttatttgtattaaatcaAATATGATTTCTATTCCTATAAGAAAATCActattttatttctcaaatcaatgtgaaaatttctaaatatcttATAAGAGCAATGTAAAGGTTTGAAAATACCAATCTAGAATATATCACCTATTACTgattgatgaataaaaaaactcttGTCCTATTTTTagtctaaaataaatatcacttttattaaaataacctCTTCTGAACTATGTATACAACACAAGCTATGAAAAACGCAAATGCAAAacacattaaaattttatctgtaAATTCACGTCTCCCATATTTAGCTAACAATTTTCCAGATTGTCCAATCACACCTGAAGTAACTTTAAGTTCCTGTTGTGTACCAGTCACACTGTCAGAGGAGCTAGCCAATGTTTCCAAAGTGACTGCACTTTTATTTGTAGTATCTGCTAATTGTCTACTAATAGAGAGTAGTTGATCTGTTACATTAGAGCTAATTGTGGCCATATGTTCCTTATTACGTTTCTGGCGTTGTTTTAGGgttgtttcttcatttttaggTTTCAGTAATTCTTCTTTTGCACATTTTTCTATAGCAAGCATAGATTTAAGGTTGGCTTTTTTAAAAGCAGCCATACCACTTGCCAATTGTTCTCTATGTAAAAGAACATCTTTAAGTAAATGTGGCTGCTTACTTTCTTTTGCAATATCGCTTAGCTTTCCTATCAATTTTCTTAGAGTACTTATTTTTGAACGACCTGCATTATTTAATGCTTGTAGTTCTACAAGAGGCCCCACACATTCATCAATATCTTGAATTAAAGCTTTAAGCTGCAAATTATTTTCGGTAATTCCTTGTCGAATTGTCTCTAATACGAACACAGGTGAAtccattatttatataatattgtataACAATCGGTTTAATTCACATCCTAACATAGAAATCTTTATTAAggaatgttaaattttataagaaaaactaGTTAGCTTACAATATAACCTAACTTACTTGTTATTGTCATTGCCACGTCAGTATGAAGGTCTTGTATGCACCGGTATAAAGACAGCTTCCATAGCTACATACCCAATAAGAGACCAGGGTAAATGATCTTACATATCTATAAAGGCATACTCCCTGTTGAATGTACTTTCTGTTAAAATAACTGAATCAAATATTTGCATTTAATGTGATTAGATatgcaaatgaaaatattaagttcataaatattattcGTAAATGTGAAAACGcggatacttttaaaaataaataatttgttacaaattgattttgtatataacaCTTCGTGTATAAATTTGTTTggttttacaatatttttcaaaatttgaaggTACCTATactatatgttttattttatgtgacgattcaaaaaatataagataactcgaaaactatcaattttattttaggcATATTTCTTGTTTCTGGCTTTTATTATTACCCATATCTGTAATACACTATTTAAAATGCCGGTGCTTGTATCAGATGAAGTTTTGGATTCTTTAATATGcagtttttgtgaaaaatatctttCTGTTGGTCCcataaaaatttacaataatcGAAAAGTAAAATGTGGAAGATGTCCAGAAATTCCAAACGACCCTGGAATAGATTCCATTTATTGGATAGTtgcagaaaaaattttattcaagtgTATCAATGTCTATGAAGGATGCAGAAATATCTTGTCCTACAATGATGCAAAGAAACACGAAGAAACTTGTTTGAGTACTAAATTTTTGTGTCCTATTTGTATGGAAAATATAtggatttatttattgaaaaatcatgtTATGCGAAAACATAAGCAAGTACTTTTAAATAGTAATTATATTTCACTTAATCTACAAGATATTCCATCAGTtacaagtaaaatttatttttatcataatcttaacaatttatttgttgtaaatataagttttgataaatttgCAGAGAATCATTTACAGGTTAATGCTAGATTGATAGGCTACAATCAACAAGAGGCTGTTGGAACacaaagatatatttttagatattgttcaaagTTCAGTATAGAATCTCCAATAAAACCGTTGTATTCCAACAATTCccataattttgatatttccaaaataaaaatgaataatccAAAATGTCAAGGAGTATCttatattgaatttgatttCCAAATCAATAGTATATTCAAAACATTCAATATACCTCAGGAGAAAGTTTCTAGTTTTGATATGTGTAAATCAAGTCTTCAATTATCAGAAAAAGATATCTCTGCAGTTAGACAAAGTGGTGATATGTTACTGGGGAAAATAAGTTTAGAATGTTATTTTTGTAATCAGCTTTGTCTGAACTCTGTATTATATTATCAAAGTCATTATCTTTATGAAAATTC
Proteins encoded in this window:
- the LOC130903459 gene encoding vesicle transport protein SEC20; protein product: MDSPVFVLETIRQGITENNLQLKALIQDIDECVGPLVELQALNNAGRSKISTLRKLIGKLSDIAKESKQPHLLKDVLLHREQLASGMAAFKKANLKSMLAIEKCAKEELLKPKNEETTLKQRQKRNKEHMATISSNVTDQLLSISRQLADTTNKSAVTLETLASSSDSVTGTQQELKVTSGVIGQSGKLLAKYGRREFTDKILMCFAFAFFIACVVYIVQKRLF
- the LOC130903640 gene encoding uncharacterized protein LOC130903640, with amino-acid sequence MPVLVSDEVLDSLICSFCEKYLSVGPIKIYNNRKVKCGRCPEIPNDPGIDSIYWIVAEKILFKCINVYEGCRNILSYNDAKKHEETCLSTKFLCPICMENIWIYLLKNHVMRKHKQVLLNSNYISLNLQDIPSVTSKIYFYHNLNNLFVVNISFDKFAENHLQVNARLIGYNQQEAVGTQRYIFRYCSKFSIESPIKPLYSNNSHNFDISKIKMNNPKCQGVSYIEFDFQINSIFKTFNIPQEKVSSFDMCKSSLQLSEKDISAVRQSGDMLLGKISLECYFCNQLCLNSVLYYQSHYLYENSQHHFLCYYCSIYYKTFNNENFLRVTETILPYSVYSKLQYFCYWNCGYAFNASNLYSHQFICIKQSNMKCVKNTCNFISTYTDFENHYEEVHHFSKFERIKYFHTTEFSIYFMSEPLWPYCICYVKFRQYLVSIKFIWYQLHILIHIKYHYNNYTEDNYALMEGNLKLLLFNDDVFWASVEGKGGKVPISHKLNVKCLFLEDGRHLF